In one window of Oncorhynchus kisutch isolate 150728-3 linkage group LG16, Okis_V2, whole genome shotgun sequence DNA:
- the LOC109906411 gene encoding H(+)/Cl(-) exchange transporter 3 isoform X2, with protein sequence MEDISAETDPYLPYDGGGDTIPLQELPKRGSNYVMSNGGGVLSSTNHLLDFLEEPIPGVGTYDDFHTIDWVREKCKDRERHRKINAKKKESAWEFTKSLYDAWSGWLVVTLTGLASGALAGLIDISADWLNDIKEGVCLNAMWFNHEQCCWGSNETTFAERDKCPQWKSWAGLILGQEEGPGSYIMNYFMYIYWALSFALLAVLLVKVFAPYACGSGIPEIKTILSGFIIRGYLGKWTLLIKTVTLVLAVASGLSLGKEGPLVHVACCCGNIFSYLFPKYSKNEAKKREVLSAASAAGVSVAFGAPIGGVLFSLEEVSYYFPLKTLWRSFFAALVAAFVLRSINPFGNSRLVLFYVEYHTPWYLFELIPFILLGVFGGLWGAFFIKANIAWCRRRKSTRFGKYPVLEVIFVAAITAVVAFPNPYTRQNTSELIKELFTDCGPLESSQLCQYRSQMNGSKAFVDASPNKSAGPGVYTAMWQLCLALVFKIIMTIFTFGLKVPAGLFIPSMAIGAIAGRIVGIAVEQLAYYHHDWLVFREWCEVGTDCITPGLYAMVGAAACLGGVTRMTVSLVVIVFELTGGLEYIVPLMAAVMTSKWVGDAFGREGIYESHIRLNGYPFLDAKSEFTHTTLAREVMRPQRSDPPLAVLTQDDLTVEELQVIINETSYNGFPVIVSKESQRLVGFTLRRDITIAIENARRKQEGILLTSRVYFTQHAPTLPADSPRPLKLRSILDMSPFTVTDHTPMEIVVDIFRKLGLRQCLVTHNGIVLGIITKKNILAHLEELKEHTEPLASPWYYHKKRYPSSYGPVDQPRPRQHNVQLVTSFPGRHDDEEEVVHLLEGRGSFL encoded by the exons atcaACGCTAAGAAGAAGGAGTCTGCGTGGGAGTTCACCAAGAGCCTGTATGATGCCTGGTCTGGATGGCTGGTAGTGACGCTGACAGGACTGGCCTCAG GTGCCCTGGCGGGTCTGATCGACATCTCTGCTGATTGGCTGAACGACATCAAGGAGGGGGTGTGTCTGAATGCCATGTGGTTTAATCACGAGCAGTGCTGCTGGGGCTCCAACGAGACCACTTTCGCTGAGAGGGACAAGTGTCCTCAGTGGAAGAGCTGGGCGGGGCTCATCCTGGGCCAGGAAGAG GGTCCTGGTTCCTACATCATGAACTACTTCATGTACATCTACTGGGCTTTGTCCTTTGCCTTGCTGGCTGTGTTACTGGTTAAGGTGTTCGCCCCCTACGCCTGTGGCTCAGGCATACCTGAG ATAAAGACCATCCTGAGTGGGTTCATCATCCGGGGTTACCTGGGGAAGTGGACCCTGCTGATCAAGACGGTGACCCTGGTGCTGGCTGTAGCGTCTGGGCTGAGCCTGGGGAAAGAGGGACCCCTGGTCCATGTGGCCTGCTGCTGTGGAAACATTTTCTCATACCTCTTCCCCAAGTACAGCAAGAACGAGGCCAAGAAGAGAGAG GTCCTATCTGCAGCATCAGCGGCTGGGGTGTCTGTGGCTTTTGGTGCTCCCATAGGAGGAGTACTCTTCAGCTTGGAGGAG gtgagcTACTACTTCCCTCTGAAGACTCTGTGGCGCTCCTTCTTCGCTGCGCTAGTGGCAGCCTTCGTCCTCCGCTCCATCAACCCGTTTGGCAACAGCCGTCTGGTCCTATTCTATGTGGAGTACCACACCCCCTGGTACCTGTTTGAGCTTATCCCCTTCATCCTGCTGGGGGTGTTTGGAGGCCTCTGGGGGGCCTTCTTCATCAAGGCCAACATCGCCTGGTGCCGAAGGAGGAAGTCCACCCGCTTCGGGAAATACCCCGTCCTGGAGGTCATCTTCGTGGCAGCCATTACCGCCGTGGTGGCGTTCCCCAACCCCTACACGCGACAGAACACCAGCGAGCTGATTAAAGAGTTGTTCACTGACTGTGGGCCGCTGGAGTCGTCCCAGCTGTGCCAGTACAGGAGTCAGATGAATGGGAGTAAGGCGTTTGTGGATGCGTCGCCTAACAAGTCGGCGGGGCCCGGGGTGTACACAGCCATGTGGCAGCTGTGCCTGGCGCTCGTCTTCAAGATCATCATGACAATATTCACCTTCGGACTCAAG GTTCCGGCAGGCCTATTCATCCCCAGTATGGCCATCGGGGCGATCGCCGGGCGGATTGTTGGCATCGCCGTGGAGCAGCTGGCGTACTACCACCATGACTGGTTAGTGTTCAGGGAGTGGTGCGAGGTAGGCACCGACTGCATCACCCCGGGACTCTATGCCATGGTGGGGGCCGCTGCATGTCTGG gtGGTGTGACGAGGATGACCGTGTCTCTCGTGGTTATTGTGTTTGAGCTGACTGGCGGTCTGGAATACATTGTGCCCCTCATGGCGGCCGTCATGACCAGCAAGTGGGTGGGCGACGCCTTTGGGCGTGAGGGCATCTACGAGTCACACATCCGCCTCAACGGGTATCCTTTCCTGGACGCCAAGTCAGAGTTCACACATACCACACTGGCGCGGGAG GTGATGCGCCCGCAGCGTAGTGATCCGCCGTTAGCGGTGCTGACACAGGACGACCTGACGGTGGAGGAACTCCAGGTGATCATCAACGAGACCAGCTACAATGGCTTCCCTGTCATTGTCTCCAAGGAGTCACAGAGACTGGTGGGCTTCACCCTGCGCAGGGACATCACCATCGCTATAG AAAACGCACGGCGAAAGCAGGAGGGTATCCTGCTGACCTCGCGGGTCTACTTCACGCAGCACGCCCCCACCCTGCCCGCCGACAGCCCGCGGCCCCTCAAGCTGCGCTCCATCTTGGACATGAGCCCCTTCACCGTCACTGACCACACGCCCATGGAGATAGTGGTGGACATCTTCCGCAAGCTGGGACTTCGCCAGTGTCTGGTGACACACAACGG gATTGTATTGGGCATCATCACTAAGAAGAATATATTAGCGCATCTGGAGGAGCTCAAGGAACACACGGAGCCCCTG gCGTCTCCTTGGTATTATCACAAAAAAAGATATCCTTCGTCATATGGCCCAGTTGACCAACCAAGACCCCGACAACATAATGTTCAACTAGTCACCTCCTTCCCAGGTCGtcacgatgatgaggaggaggtggtgcaCCTACTGGAGGGTCGAGGCTCCTTTCTATGa
- the LOC109906411 gene encoding H(+)/Cl(-) exchange transporter 3 isoform X5, with translation MSNGGGVLSSTNHLLDFLEEPIPGVGTYDDFHTIDWVREKCKDRERHRKINAKKKESAWEFTKSLYDAWSGWLVVTLTGLASGALAGLIDISADWLNDIKEGVCLNAMWFNHEQCCWGSNETTFAERDKCPQWKSWAGLILGQEEGPGSYIMNYFMYIYWALSFALLAVLLVKVFAPYACGSGIPEIKTILSGFIIRGYLGKWTLLIKTVTLVLAVASGLSLGKEGPLVHVACCCGNIFSYLFPKYSKNEAKKREVLSAASAAGVSVAFGAPIGGVLFSLEEVSYYFPLKTLWRSFFAALVAAFVLRSINPFGNSRLVLFYVEYHTPWYLFELIPFILLGVFGGLWGAFFIKANIAWCRRRKSTRFGKYPVLEVIFVAAITAVVAFPNPYTRQNTSELIKELFTDCGPLESSQLCQYRSQMNGSKAFVDASPNKSAGPGVYTAMWQLCLALVFKIIMTIFTFGLKVPAGLFIPSMAIGAIAGRIVGIAVEQLAYYHHDWLVFREWCEVGTDCITPGLYAMVGAAACLGGVTRMTVSLVVIVFELTGGLEYIVPLMAAVMTSKWVGDAFGREGIYESHIRLNGYPFLDAKSEFTHTTLAREVMRPQRSDPPLAVLTQDDLTVEELQVIINETSYNGFPVIVSKESQRLVGFTLRRDITIAIENARRKQEGILLTSRVYFTQHAPTLPADSPRPLKLRSILDMSPFTVTDHTPMEIVVDIFRKLGLRQCLVTHNGIVLGIITKKNILAHLEELKEHTEPLASPWYYHKKRYPSSYGPVDQPRPRQHNVQLVTSFPGRHDDEEEVVHLLEGRGSFL, from the exons atcaACGCTAAGAAGAAGGAGTCTGCGTGGGAGTTCACCAAGAGCCTGTATGATGCCTGGTCTGGATGGCTGGTAGTGACGCTGACAGGACTGGCCTCAG GTGCCCTGGCGGGTCTGATCGACATCTCTGCTGATTGGCTGAACGACATCAAGGAGGGGGTGTGTCTGAATGCCATGTGGTTTAATCACGAGCAGTGCTGCTGGGGCTCCAACGAGACCACTTTCGCTGAGAGGGACAAGTGTCCTCAGTGGAAGAGCTGGGCGGGGCTCATCCTGGGCCAGGAAGAG GGTCCTGGTTCCTACATCATGAACTACTTCATGTACATCTACTGGGCTTTGTCCTTTGCCTTGCTGGCTGTGTTACTGGTTAAGGTGTTCGCCCCCTACGCCTGTGGCTCAGGCATACCTGAG ATAAAGACCATCCTGAGTGGGTTCATCATCCGGGGTTACCTGGGGAAGTGGACCCTGCTGATCAAGACGGTGACCCTGGTGCTGGCTGTAGCGTCTGGGCTGAGCCTGGGGAAAGAGGGACCCCTGGTCCATGTGGCCTGCTGCTGTGGAAACATTTTCTCATACCTCTTCCCCAAGTACAGCAAGAACGAGGCCAAGAAGAGAGAG GTCCTATCTGCAGCATCAGCGGCTGGGGTGTCTGTGGCTTTTGGTGCTCCCATAGGAGGAGTACTCTTCAGCTTGGAGGAG gtgagcTACTACTTCCCTCTGAAGACTCTGTGGCGCTCCTTCTTCGCTGCGCTAGTGGCAGCCTTCGTCCTCCGCTCCATCAACCCGTTTGGCAACAGCCGTCTGGTCCTATTCTATGTGGAGTACCACACCCCCTGGTACCTGTTTGAGCTTATCCCCTTCATCCTGCTGGGGGTGTTTGGAGGCCTCTGGGGGGCCTTCTTCATCAAGGCCAACATCGCCTGGTGCCGAAGGAGGAAGTCCACCCGCTTCGGGAAATACCCCGTCCTGGAGGTCATCTTCGTGGCAGCCATTACCGCCGTGGTGGCGTTCCCCAACCCCTACACGCGACAGAACACCAGCGAGCTGATTAAAGAGTTGTTCACTGACTGTGGGCCGCTGGAGTCGTCCCAGCTGTGCCAGTACAGGAGTCAGATGAATGGGAGTAAGGCGTTTGTGGATGCGTCGCCTAACAAGTCGGCGGGGCCCGGGGTGTACACAGCCATGTGGCAGCTGTGCCTGGCGCTCGTCTTCAAGATCATCATGACAATATTCACCTTCGGACTCAAG GTTCCGGCAGGCCTATTCATCCCCAGTATGGCCATCGGGGCGATCGCCGGGCGGATTGTTGGCATCGCCGTGGAGCAGCTGGCGTACTACCACCATGACTGGTTAGTGTTCAGGGAGTGGTGCGAGGTAGGCACCGACTGCATCACCCCGGGACTCTATGCCATGGTGGGGGCCGCTGCATGTCTGG gtGGTGTGACGAGGATGACCGTGTCTCTCGTGGTTATTGTGTTTGAGCTGACTGGCGGTCTGGAATACATTGTGCCCCTCATGGCGGCCGTCATGACCAGCAAGTGGGTGGGCGACGCCTTTGGGCGTGAGGGCATCTACGAGTCACACATCCGCCTCAACGGGTATCCTTTCCTGGACGCCAAGTCAGAGTTCACACATACCACACTGGCGCGGGAG GTGATGCGCCCGCAGCGTAGTGATCCGCCGTTAGCGGTGCTGACACAGGACGACCTGACGGTGGAGGAACTCCAGGTGATCATCAACGAGACCAGCTACAATGGCTTCCCTGTCATTGTCTCCAAGGAGTCACAGAGACTGGTGGGCTTCACCCTGCGCAGGGACATCACCATCGCTATAG AAAACGCACGGCGAAAGCAGGAGGGTATCCTGCTGACCTCGCGGGTCTACTTCACGCAGCACGCCCCCACCCTGCCCGCCGACAGCCCGCGGCCCCTCAAGCTGCGCTCCATCTTGGACATGAGCCCCTTCACCGTCACTGACCACACGCCCATGGAGATAGTGGTGGACATCTTCCGCAAGCTGGGACTTCGCCAGTGTCTGGTGACACACAACGG gATTGTATTGGGCATCATCACTAAGAAGAATATATTAGCGCATCTGGAGGAGCTCAAGGAACACACGGAGCCCCTG gCGTCTCCTTGGTATTATCACAAAAAAAGATATCCTTCGTCATATGGCCCAGTTGACCAACCAAGACCCCGACAACATAATGTTCAACTAGTCACCTCCTTCCCAGGTCGtcacgatgatgaggaggaggtggtgcaCCTACTGGAGGGTCGAGGCTCCTTTCTATGa
- the LOC109906411 gene encoding H(+)/Cl(-) exchange transporter 3 isoform X7: protein MSNGGGVLSSTNHLLDFLEEPIPGVGTYDDFHTIDWVREKCKDRERHRKINAKKKESAWEFTKSLYDAWSGWLVVTLTGLASGALAGLIDISADWLNDIKEGVCLNAMWFNHEQCCWGSNETTFAERDKCPQWKSWAGLILGQEEGPGSYIMNYFMYIYWALSFALLAVLLVKVFAPYACGSGIPEIKTILSGFIIRGYLGKWTLLIKTVTLVLAVASGLSLGKEGPLVHVACCCGNIFSYLFPKYSKNEAKKREVLSAASAAGVSVAFGAPIGGVLFSLEEVSYYFPLKTLWRSFFAALVAAFVLRSINPFGNSRLVLFYVEYHTPWYLFELIPFILLGVFGGLWGAFFIKANIAWCRRRKSTRFGKYPVLEVIFVAAITAVVAFPNPYTRQNTSELIKELFTDCGPLESSQLCQYRSQMNGSKAFVDASPNKSAGPGVYTAMWQLCLALVFKIIMTIFTFGLKVPAGLFIPSMAIGAIAGRIVGIAVEQLAYYHHDWLVFREWCEVGTDCITPGLYAMVGAAACLGGVTRMTVSLVVIVFELTGGLEYIVPLMAAVMTSKWVGDAFGREGIYESHIRLNGYPFLDAKSEFTHTTLAREVMRPQRSDPPLAVLTQDDLTVEELQVIINETSYNGFPVIVSKESQRLVGFTLRRDITIAIENARRKQEGILLTSRVYFTQHAPTLPADSPRPLKLRSILDMSPFTVTDHTPMEIVVDIFRKLGLRQCLVTHNGRLLGIITKKDILRHMAQLTNQDPDNIMFN from the exons atcaACGCTAAGAAGAAGGAGTCTGCGTGGGAGTTCACCAAGAGCCTGTATGATGCCTGGTCTGGATGGCTGGTAGTGACGCTGACAGGACTGGCCTCAG GTGCCCTGGCGGGTCTGATCGACATCTCTGCTGATTGGCTGAACGACATCAAGGAGGGGGTGTGTCTGAATGCCATGTGGTTTAATCACGAGCAGTGCTGCTGGGGCTCCAACGAGACCACTTTCGCTGAGAGGGACAAGTGTCCTCAGTGGAAGAGCTGGGCGGGGCTCATCCTGGGCCAGGAAGAG GGTCCTGGTTCCTACATCATGAACTACTTCATGTACATCTACTGGGCTTTGTCCTTTGCCTTGCTGGCTGTGTTACTGGTTAAGGTGTTCGCCCCCTACGCCTGTGGCTCAGGCATACCTGAG ATAAAGACCATCCTGAGTGGGTTCATCATCCGGGGTTACCTGGGGAAGTGGACCCTGCTGATCAAGACGGTGACCCTGGTGCTGGCTGTAGCGTCTGGGCTGAGCCTGGGGAAAGAGGGACCCCTGGTCCATGTGGCCTGCTGCTGTGGAAACATTTTCTCATACCTCTTCCCCAAGTACAGCAAGAACGAGGCCAAGAAGAGAGAG GTCCTATCTGCAGCATCAGCGGCTGGGGTGTCTGTGGCTTTTGGTGCTCCCATAGGAGGAGTACTCTTCAGCTTGGAGGAG gtgagcTACTACTTCCCTCTGAAGACTCTGTGGCGCTCCTTCTTCGCTGCGCTAGTGGCAGCCTTCGTCCTCCGCTCCATCAACCCGTTTGGCAACAGCCGTCTGGTCCTATTCTATGTGGAGTACCACACCCCCTGGTACCTGTTTGAGCTTATCCCCTTCATCCTGCTGGGGGTGTTTGGAGGCCTCTGGGGGGCCTTCTTCATCAAGGCCAACATCGCCTGGTGCCGAAGGAGGAAGTCCACCCGCTTCGGGAAATACCCCGTCCTGGAGGTCATCTTCGTGGCAGCCATTACCGCCGTGGTGGCGTTCCCCAACCCCTACACGCGACAGAACACCAGCGAGCTGATTAAAGAGTTGTTCACTGACTGTGGGCCGCTGGAGTCGTCCCAGCTGTGCCAGTACAGGAGTCAGATGAATGGGAGTAAGGCGTTTGTGGATGCGTCGCCTAACAAGTCGGCGGGGCCCGGGGTGTACACAGCCATGTGGCAGCTGTGCCTGGCGCTCGTCTTCAAGATCATCATGACAATATTCACCTTCGGACTCAAG GTTCCGGCAGGCCTATTCATCCCCAGTATGGCCATCGGGGCGATCGCCGGGCGGATTGTTGGCATCGCCGTGGAGCAGCTGGCGTACTACCACCATGACTGGTTAGTGTTCAGGGAGTGGTGCGAGGTAGGCACCGACTGCATCACCCCGGGACTCTATGCCATGGTGGGGGCCGCTGCATGTCTGG gtGGTGTGACGAGGATGACCGTGTCTCTCGTGGTTATTGTGTTTGAGCTGACTGGCGGTCTGGAATACATTGTGCCCCTCATGGCGGCCGTCATGACCAGCAAGTGGGTGGGCGACGCCTTTGGGCGTGAGGGCATCTACGAGTCACACATCCGCCTCAACGGGTATCCTTTCCTGGACGCCAAGTCAGAGTTCACACATACCACACTGGCGCGGGAG GTGATGCGCCCGCAGCGTAGTGATCCGCCGTTAGCGGTGCTGACACAGGACGACCTGACGGTGGAGGAACTCCAGGTGATCATCAACGAGACCAGCTACAATGGCTTCCCTGTCATTGTCTCCAAGGAGTCACAGAGACTGGTGGGCTTCACCCTGCGCAGGGACATCACCATCGCTATAG AAAACGCACGGCGAAAGCAGGAGGGTATCCTGCTGACCTCGCGGGTCTACTTCACGCAGCACGCCCCCACCCTGCCCGCCGACAGCCCGCGGCCCCTCAAGCTGCGCTCCATCTTGGACATGAGCCCCTTCACCGTCACTGACCACACGCCCATGGAGATAGTGGTGGACATCTTCCGCAAGCTGGGACTTCGCCAGTGTCTGGTGACACACAACGG gCGTCTCCTTGGTATTATCACAAAAAAAGATATCCTTCGTCATATGGCCCAGTTGACCAACCAAGACCCCGACAACATAATGTTCAACTAG